The nucleotide window GATGCCGATATACAAGTCCAGCTCCAGGCAGGCACCGAGCTCATCGCCGTTGCCGGTAAAACAGTGCGCCACCGCCCTGGGAATGCGGGGCAGGAATTCCTGCAGAATTGCAACAAAATCGTCGTGCGCATCGCGCTGGTGCAAAAAGACCGGCATCCGGTTCTCGGCCGCCAACTCCAGTTGCATGGCGAAGACCCGGCGCTGATCCTCCTTTGGCGAGAAGTTACGATAATAATCGAGGCCGCATTCACCGGCCGCGACCACGTTTTTCTTCCGCAACAAACCGGCCAGCGCTTCACGATCACTGGCTTGCGTTTCAGCGGCGTGATGAGGATGAATGCCGGCGGTTGAGAACAGGACACCAGGATAACCCGCCGCCAATTCCTCGGCCTGACGGCTGCAGGCCACCGAGCTTCCGGTTACGATCATCCGGCCCACGCCGGCCTCGCGAGCCCTGCCGATGACCTGGT belongs to Pseudomonadota bacterium and includes:
- a CDS encoding TatD family hydrolase; amino-acid sequence: MQLIDIGANLTHKSFDPDRDQVIGRAREAGVGRMIVTGSSVACSRQAEELAAGYPGVLFSTAGIHPHHAAETQASDREALAGLLRKKNVVAAGECGLDYYRNFSPKEDQRRVFAMQLELAAENRMPVFLHQRDAHDDFVAILQEFLPRIPRAVAHCFTGNGDELGACLELDLYIGITGWICDERRGGHLKDLVANIPLNRLMVETDSPYLLPRDLDPKPGNRRNEPMHLPHIVQSIAKAREIEAPELAAATARTSKGFFALP